The proteins below are encoded in one region of Drosophila santomea strain STO CAGO 1482 chromosome 3R, Prin_Dsan_1.1, whole genome shotgun sequence:
- the LOC120453466 gene encoding filamin-A isoform X10, protein MPSGKVDKPVIQDNRDGTVSVKYDPREEGSHELVVKYNGEPVQGSPFKFHVDSITSGYVTAYGPGLTHGVTGEPANFTISTKGASAGGLTMAVEGPSKADINYHDNKDGTVSVQYLPTAPGEYQVSVRFGDKHIKGSPYFAKITGEGRKRNQISVGSCSEVTMPGDITDDDLRALNASIQAPSGLEEPCFLKRMPTGNIGISFTPREIGEHLVSVKRLGKHINNSPFKVTVCEREVGDAKKVKVSGAGLKEGQTHADNIFSVDTRNAGFGGLSVSIEGPSKAEIQCTDKDDGTLNISYKPTEPGYYIVNLKFADHHVEGSPFTVKVAGEGSNRKREKIQRERDAVPITEIGSQCKLTFKMPGITSFDLAACVTSPSNVTEDAEIQEVEDGLYAVHFVPKELGVHTVSVRYSEMHIPGSPFQFTVGPLRDSGSHLVKAGGSGLERGVVGEAAEFNVWTREAGGGSLAISVEGPSKADIEFKDRKDGSCDVSYKVTEPGEYRVGLKFNDRHIPDSPFKVYVSPDAGDAHKLEVQQFPQGNIQADAPYQFMVRKNGAKGELDAKIVAPSGTDDDCFIQVIDGEMYSVRFYPRENGIHAIHVKFNGVHIPDSPFRIKVGKDVADPAAVHASGNGLDEVKTGHKADFIINTCNAGVGTLAVSIDGPSKVAMDCTEVEEGYKVRYTPLLPGEHYITVKYNNMHIVGSPFKVNATGDKLADEGAQETSTVIVETVQKVAKGGKNTGVHLPTFKSDASKVVSKGMGLKKAYIGKQNQFSISATDAGNNILYVGMYGPKGPCEEFHVKHAGHNNYNVQYLVRDRGQYVLLIKWGEEHIPGSPFQIDV, encoded by the exons ATGCCGAGCGGTAAAGTAGACAAACCAGTGATCCAGGATAACCGTGATGGTACCGTCTCGGTGAAGTACGATCCCCGTGAGGAGGGATCCCACGAGCTCGTGGTCAAATACAACGGAGAACCCGTGCAGG GATCTCCCTTCAAATTCCACGTTGACTCGATCACCTCCGGCTATGTGACTGCCTATGGACCCGGTCTGACCCACGGAGTCACCGGTGAGCCGGCCAACTTTACCATCTCCACCAAGGGAGCCAGCGCCGGTGGCCTGACCATGGCCGTCGAAGGACCCAGCAAGGCTGAC ATCAACTACCATGACAACAAAGACGGCACTGTTTCCGTGCAATACCTGCCCACCGCTCCTGGCGAGTACCAGGTGTCCGTTCGCTTCGGCGATAAGCACATTAAGGGTTCGCCGTACTTTGCCAAGATCACCGGCGAGGGTCGCAAGCGCAACCAGATCTCGGTTGGCTCCTGCTCCGAAGTGACCATGCCCGGCGACATTACCGATGACGATCTGCGCGCCTTGAACGCCTCGATCCAGGCGCCCAGTGGCCTGGAGGAGCCCTGCTTCCTGAAGCGTATGCCCACTGGCAACATTGGCATCTCCTTCACGCCCCGCGAGATTGGCGAGCACCTGGTGTCGGTGAAGCGTCTGGGCAAGCACATCAACAACTCACCTTTTAAGGTGACTGTCTGCGAGCGCGAGGTGGGCGACGCCAAGAAGGTCAAGGTTAGCGGAGCTGGCCTTAAGGAGGGTCAAACCCATGCTGACAACATCTTCTCCGTGGACACGAGGAACGCCGGCTTCGGTGGTCTTTCCGTCTCCATTGAGGGTCCCAGCAAGGCTGAGATCCAGTGCACGGATAAGGATGACGGTACCCTCAACATCTCTTACAAGCCCACGGAGCCGGGCTACTACATTGTTAACCTGAAGTTCGCCGATCATCACGTGGAGGGTTCACCTTTCACCGTCAAGGTTGCCGGCGAGGGCAGCAACCGCAAGCGCGAGAAGATCCAGCGGGAGCGTGATGCTGTTCCAATCACGGAAATTGGCAGCCAGTGCAAGTTGACATTTAAGATGCCCGGCATTACCTCGTTCGATCTGGCCGCCTGCGTCACCTCTCCCAGCAACGTGACCGAGGATGCGGAGATCCAGGAGGTGGAGGATGGCCTCTACGCAGTACACTTTGTGCCCAAGGAGTTGGGCGTGCACACGGTGTCGGTGCGCTACTCCGAGATGCACATACCCGGATCACCGTTCCAGTTCACCGTGGGACCACTGCGCGACTCCGGCAGCCATCTTGTCAAGGCTGGAGGTTCTGGCCTGGAGCGAGGCGTAGTCGGAGAGGCGGCCGAGTTCAATGTGTGGACCCGCGAAGCAGGCGGCGGTTCCCTGGCCATTTCCGTGGAGGGTCCTAGCAAGGCTGATATCGAGTTTAAGGATCGCAAGGACGGCAGCTGCGATGTGTCGTACAAGGTCACCGAACCCGGAGAGTACCGCGTGGGCCTGAAATTCAACGATCGCCACATACCCGACTCACCCTTCAAGGTGTACGTCTCCCCGGATGCAGGCGATGCCCACAAGCTGGAGGTTCAGCAGTTCCCGCAGGGTAACATCCAGGCGGACGCTCCCTACCAGTTCATGGTGCGCAAGAACGGTGCCAAGGGTGAGCTGGATGCCAAGATTGTGGCTCCATCCGGAACGGACGATGATTGCTTCATCCAGGTGATCGACGGCGAGATGTACTCGGTGCGTTTCTATCCACGCGAGAACGGAATCCACGCCATCCACGTCAAGTTCAACGGCGTCCACATACCCGACTCTCCATTCAGGATCAAGGTGGGTAAGGATGTGGCCGATCCGGCTGCAGTGCACGCCAGCGGCAATGGATTGGACGAAGTGAAGACTGGACACAAGGCCGACTTCATCATCAATACCTGCAACGCCGGCGTTGGCACGTTGGCCGTCTCCATCGATGGCCCCTCCAAGGTGGCCATGGACTGCACAGAGGTTGAAGAGGGCTACAAGGTCCGCTACACCCCTCTGCTGCCCGGCGAGCACTACATCACGGTCAAGTACAACAACATGCACATCGTGGGCTCGCCATTCAAGGTGAACGCTACCGGCGACAAATTGGCGGATGAGGGCGCCCAGGAGACGTCCACGGTGATCGTGGAGACAGTGCAGAAGGTGGCCAAGGGAGGCAAGAACACGGGCGTACATCTGCCCACCTTCAAGTCGGACGCCAGCAAAGTGGTGTCCAAGGGTATGGGCCTGAAGAAGGCCTACATTGGCAAGCAGAACCAGTTCAGCATCAGTGCCACCGATGCGG GCAACAACATCCTGTACGTGGGCATGTACGGACCAAAGGGACCCTGCGAGGAGTTCCACGTGAAGCACGCTGGCCACAACAACTATAATGTGCAGTACCTGGTGCGCGACCGCGGTCAGTACGTGCTCCTAATCAAGTGGGGCGAGGAGCATATACCCGGCTCCCCATTCCAGATCGATGTGTAG
- the LOC120453468 gene encoding uncharacterized protein LOC120453468 yields the protein MAHALVDEKTLEAMVFERSKAWSSKITEFSSLEDGVEVDVSEFDNLFHGEDQDPDLENEANEAVEDNVPDEARPEMGHINATSVAELTLILCDNKDNEAKAEIEEILNQTVPVVEEHKRKWREAGLDRILDTFDEKQIEHHVGRWMRRHNSVYLQASPPKYLPAHHNSISDESDESMHSIDTARYIQQSRRRSVHMSNKNSNMTTIKMYRKHSHKRDELRAKYAYGDEQEHRHHMQAVLLRRRERERQLAYLASTPMQCLYSNSHHMRRKNLRKRRISSCMFDSASSSEDDTSFGGCDCHSCRRHYALSRSVYQSCPYGRGQREYHHRQLASRTMHTMRRHHIFDKEMDLRPRLPENECSCCNSDRLCSNVIHIANSSTEEWVVENRGSHLTQETPDKTRNLKHQPMVAKKTSHRSNSKATSASKLVLSKEKYMQMFDSDTPDEDNAETKKGLLCYSEKKQEILIQTPKVASTAKKVLKKVRPNGLPQIQEENTIVTLAAPETNGSIETIYLPVAHVKSVSFDGASGTSAPLESPAKNSTPSVLKENQLQQLFSPIADERALRAMDKMDLHIKKAKVSIKRSEIPKSIINKEIPEKNSTETLSEKRVVARGRPQSVKKTGATSKSSAPKKKKLEKNKKASVTKLEQVREEASDLSPIIISKDGASNSDEDLHRALTLSKATYKDEQLKRRKTKKETPNKQPQSAAETSMPVFNNQSVVCNSTALANDTACHRVLPKRRCVKRAAAVSTTEEKTATNSLSSPPSSLEEMDSPTSGDPDCTVVTSTTSCEPPVSEPIPATIRITKRGILLHSPSTAGVADFTLTEQGLGKVIGERWARKYLKYHIGSRSFDSRHSVYYQPTPQLAAALSSTQDAQSLGNISDSSASDDDIFEQINRYGTVYSVLEKNSVDK from the exons ATGGCCCATGCACTGGTGGATGAGAAAACGCTGGAGGCCATGGTCTTCGAGCGCTCGAAGGCCTGGTCCAGCAAAATAACG GAGTTTTCCAGCTTGGAAGACGGAGTGGAGGTGGATGTGTCGGAATTCGACAACTTGTTCCACGGCGAGGACCAGGACCCCGACCTAGAAAACGAGGCGAACGAGGCCGTGGAGGACAACGTGCCCGACGAGGCAAGGCCTGAAATGGGCCATATCAACGCCACCAGCGTTGCGGAACTGACACTCATTCTGTGCGACAATAAGGATAACGAGGCAAAGGCCGAGATTGAGGAAATCCTTAACCAAACGGTCCCGGTCGTCGAGGAGCACAAGCGCAAGTGGCGGGAGGCGGGACTGGATCGCATCTTGGACACTTTTGATGAAAAGCAGATCGAACATCATGTGGGCCGCTGGATGCGAAGGCACAACAGCGTCTACCTGCAGGCCTCACCACCCAAGTACCTCCCTGCGCACCACAACTCAATCTCAGACGAAAGCGACGAATCGATGCACTCCATCGACACGGCTCGCTACATCCAGCAGAGCCGCCGGCGCAGTGTCCACATGAGCAATAAGAACTCAAACATGACCACCATTAAGATGTACCGTAAACACTCTCACAAACGGGACGAGTTGCGGGCCAAGTACGCCTACGGTGACGAGCAGGAGCATCGTCACCACATGCAGGCTGTGTTGCTCCGTCGACGTGAGAGGGAGCGCCAACTGGCCTACCTGGCTTCTACGCCGATGCAATGCCTCTACTCCAACAGCCATCATATGAGACGCAAGAATCTGCGTAAGCGGCGCATAAGCTCCTGCATGTTTGACTCAGCATCCAGTAGCGAGGACGACACATCATTCGGCGGCTGTGACTGCCACTCCTGCCGGAGGCATTACGCTCTGTCTAGAAGTGTCTACCAGTCCTGCCCGTACGGCAGGGGTCAACGCGAGTATCACCACCGCCAGCTGGCATCTCGAACCATGCACACTATGCGCCGCCATCACATCTTCGACAAGGAAATGGACTTGCGACCAAGGCTGCCGGAGAACGAGTGCAGTTGTTGCAATAGTGACCGCCTATGCTCCAATGTAATCCACATTGCCAATAGCTCAACCGAAGAGTGGGTGGTGGAAAACAGAGGAAGTCATTTGACCCAGGAGACGCCGGATAAGACCAGGAATCTAAAGCACCAACCGATGGTTGCGAAGAAAACTAGTCATCGCTCCAATTCGAAGGCTACTTCTGCTTCCAAATTAGTCTTATCTAAAGAAAAGTACATGCAAATGTTTGATAGTGACACTCCCGATGAAGACAACGCAGAGACAAAAAAAGGATTGCTGTGCTATTCggagaaaaaacaagaaattcTAATTCAAACTCCAAAGGTCGCTTCCACTGCGAAGAAGGTTTTAAAAAAAGTTCGTCCGAATGGTTTGCCACAGATCCAAGAAGAAAATACGATTGTAACATTGGCGGCACCAGAAACTAACGGATCAATTGAGACTATTTATCTTCCAGTGGCTCATGTGAAAAGCGTATCTTTTGACGGAGCATCTGGTACATCTGCACCACTAGAATCTCCAGCAAAGAACTCAACTCCTTCAGTACTCAAAGAAAATCAATTACAGCAATTGTTCAGCCCTATAGCTGACGAAAGGGCATTGCGTGCTATGGATAAAATGGATCTACATATTAAAAAAGCGAAAGTTTCCATTAAAAGGTCAGAAATTCCAAAAAGTATTATTAACAAAGAAATCCCAGAAAAAAACAGCACTGAAACCTTGTCTGAAAAACGAGTTGTAGCGAGAGGAAGACCGCAGTCAGTTAAAAAGACAGGTGCGACCAGTAAATCGTCTGctccaaaaaagaaaaagttagaaaaaaataaaaaggcatCTGTTACTAAGTTAGAGCAAGTGAGGGAAGAGGCGTCTGATCTATCACCTATCATAATTAGTAAGGATGGGGCATCAAACTCGGACGAGGATTTGCATCGAGCCCTGACATTGTCGAAGGCCACCTACAAAGATGAGCAACTGAAGCGCaggaaaacaaagaaagaGACCCCTAATAAGCAGCCCCAATCAGCTGCAGAGACATCAATGCCGGTATTCAACAATCAAAGCGTAGTGTGCAACTCCACAGCTCTGGCCAACGACACGGCTTGCCACCGAGTGCTTCCCAAGAGACGATGTGTCAAAAGGGCAGCCGCTGTAAGCACTACGGAGGAGAAGACAGCGACGAACAGCTTGAGTTCCCCACCGAGCAGTTTGGAAGAGATGGACAGCCCCACGAGTGGGGATCCTGACTGCACTGTAGTCACGTCTACCACATCCTGCGAGCCGCCGGTAAGTGAACCGATTCCAGCGACCATCAGGATCACCAAGCGGGGCATTTTACTGCACAGCCCTTCGACAGCCGGAGTTGCCGACTTCACACTGACCGAGCAGGGACTCGGAAAGGTTATTGGCGAACGGTGGGCCCGCAAGTACCTGAAATACCACATCGGCAGTCGCAGCTTTGACAGCCGACACTCGGTTTACTATCAGCCAACTCCACAGCTGGCCGCTGCTCTCAGTTCTACGCAGGATGCGCAGAGCCTCGGAAACATCTCCGACTCCAGTGCAAGCGATGATGACATCTTCGAGCAAATAAATCGGTATGGAACGGTGTACAGCGTACTCGAAAAGAATTCCGTTGACAAGTGA
- the LOC120453466 gene encoding filamin-A isoform X9, which yields MPLNFKSSFSIVTHQAEVRMPSGKVDKPVIQDNRDGTVSVKYDPREEGSHELVVKYNGEPVQGSPFKFHVDSITSGYVTAYGPGLTHGVTGEPANFTISTKGASAGGLTMAVEGPSKADINYHDNKDGTVSVQYLPTAPGEYQVSVRFGDKHIKGSPYFAKITGEGRKRNQISVGSCSEVTMPGDITDDDLRALNASIQAPSGLEEPCFLKRMPTGNIGISFTPREIGEHLVSVKRLGKHINNSPFKVTVCEREVGDAKKVKVSGAGLKEGQTHADNIFSVDTRNAGFGGLSVSIEGPSKAEIQCTDKDDGTLNISYKPTEPGYYIVNLKFADHHVEGSPFTVKVAGEGSNRKREKIQRERDAVPITEIGSQCKLTFKMPGITSFDLAACVTSPSNVTEDAEIQEVEDGLYAVHFVPKELGVHTVSVRYSEMHIPGSPFQFTVGPLRDSGSHLVKAGGSGLERGVVGEAAEFNVWTREAGGGSLAISVEGPSKADIEFKDRKDGSCDVSYKVTEPGEYRVGLKFNDRHIPDSPFKVYVSPDAGDAHKLEVQQFPQGNIQADAPYQFMVRKNGAKGELDAKIVAPSGTDDDCFIQVIDGEMYSVRFYPRENGIHAIHVKFNGVHIPDSPFRIKVGKDVADPAAVHASGNGLDEVKTGHKADFIINTCNAGVGTLAVSIDGPSKVAMDCTEVEEGYKVRYTPLLPGEHYITVKYNNMHIVGSPFKVNATGDKLADEGAQETSTVIVETVQKVAKGGKNTGVHLPTFKSDASKVVSKGMGLKKAYIGKQNQFSISATDAGNNILYVGMYGPKGPCEEFHVKHAGHNNYNVQYLVRDRGQYVLLIKWGEEHIPGSPFQIDV from the exons ATGCCATTGAATTTCAAATCGTCGTTTTCAATTGTAACACATCAAG CTGAAGTCAGAATGCCGAGCGGTAAAGTAGACAAACCAGTGATCCAGGATAACCGTGATGGTACCGTCTCGGTGAAGTACGATCCCCGTGAGGAGGGATCCCACGAGCTCGTGGTCAAATACAACGGAGAACCCGTGCAGG GATCTCCCTTCAAATTCCACGTTGACTCGATCACCTCCGGCTATGTGACTGCCTATGGACCCGGTCTGACCCACGGAGTCACCGGTGAGCCGGCCAACTTTACCATCTCCACCAAGGGAGCCAGCGCCGGTGGCCTGACCATGGCCGTCGAAGGACCCAGCAAGGCTGAC ATCAACTACCATGACAACAAAGACGGCACTGTTTCCGTGCAATACCTGCCCACCGCTCCTGGCGAGTACCAGGTGTCCGTTCGCTTCGGCGATAAGCACATTAAGGGTTCGCCGTACTTTGCCAAGATCACCGGCGAGGGTCGCAAGCGCAACCAGATCTCGGTTGGCTCCTGCTCCGAAGTGACCATGCCCGGCGACATTACCGATGACGATCTGCGCGCCTTGAACGCCTCGATCCAGGCGCCCAGTGGCCTGGAGGAGCCCTGCTTCCTGAAGCGTATGCCCACTGGCAACATTGGCATCTCCTTCACGCCCCGCGAGATTGGCGAGCACCTGGTGTCGGTGAAGCGTCTGGGCAAGCACATCAACAACTCACCTTTTAAGGTGACTGTCTGCGAGCGCGAGGTGGGCGACGCCAAGAAGGTCAAGGTTAGCGGAGCTGGCCTTAAGGAGGGTCAAACCCATGCTGACAACATCTTCTCCGTGGACACGAGGAACGCCGGCTTCGGTGGTCTTTCCGTCTCCATTGAGGGTCCCAGCAAGGCTGAGATCCAGTGCACGGATAAGGATGACGGTACCCTCAACATCTCTTACAAGCCCACGGAGCCGGGCTACTACATTGTTAACCTGAAGTTCGCCGATCATCACGTGGAGGGTTCACCTTTCACCGTCAAGGTTGCCGGCGAGGGCAGCAACCGCAAGCGCGAGAAGATCCAGCGGGAGCGTGATGCTGTTCCAATCACGGAAATTGGCAGCCAGTGCAAGTTGACATTTAAGATGCCCGGCATTACCTCGTTCGATCTGGCCGCCTGCGTCACCTCTCCCAGCAACGTGACCGAGGATGCGGAGATCCAGGAGGTGGAGGATGGCCTCTACGCAGTACACTTTGTGCCCAAGGAGTTGGGCGTGCACACGGTGTCGGTGCGCTACTCCGAGATGCACATACCCGGATCACCGTTCCAGTTCACCGTGGGACCACTGCGCGACTCCGGCAGCCATCTTGTCAAGGCTGGAGGTTCTGGCCTGGAGCGAGGCGTAGTCGGAGAGGCGGCCGAGTTCAATGTGTGGACCCGCGAAGCAGGCGGCGGTTCCCTGGCCATTTCCGTGGAGGGTCCTAGCAAGGCTGATATCGAGTTTAAGGATCGCAAGGACGGCAGCTGCGATGTGTCGTACAAGGTCACCGAACCCGGAGAGTACCGCGTGGGCCTGAAATTCAACGATCGCCACATACCCGACTCACCCTTCAAGGTGTACGTCTCCCCGGATGCAGGCGATGCCCACAAGCTGGAGGTTCAGCAGTTCCCGCAGGGTAACATCCAGGCGGACGCTCCCTACCAGTTCATGGTGCGCAAGAACGGTGCCAAGGGTGAGCTGGATGCCAAGATTGTGGCTCCATCCGGAACGGACGATGATTGCTTCATCCAGGTGATCGACGGCGAGATGTACTCGGTGCGTTTCTATCCACGCGAGAACGGAATCCACGCCATCCACGTCAAGTTCAACGGCGTCCACATACCCGACTCTCCATTCAGGATCAAGGTGGGTAAGGATGTGGCCGATCCGGCTGCAGTGCACGCCAGCGGCAATGGATTGGACGAAGTGAAGACTGGACACAAGGCCGACTTCATCATCAATACCTGCAACGCCGGCGTTGGCACGTTGGCCGTCTCCATCGATGGCCCCTCCAAGGTGGCCATGGACTGCACAGAGGTTGAAGAGGGCTACAAGGTCCGCTACACCCCTCTGCTGCCCGGCGAGCACTACATCACGGTCAAGTACAACAACATGCACATCGTGGGCTCGCCATTCAAGGTGAACGCTACCGGCGACAAATTGGCGGATGAGGGCGCCCAGGAGACGTCCACGGTGATCGTGGAGACAGTGCAGAAGGTGGCCAAGGGAGGCAAGAACACGGGCGTACATCTGCCCACCTTCAAGTCGGACGCCAGCAAAGTGGTGTCCAAGGGTATGGGCCTGAAGAAGGCCTACATTGGCAAGCAGAACCAGTTCAGCATCAGTGCCACCGATGCGG GCAACAACATCCTGTACGTGGGCATGTACGGACCAAAGGGACCCTGCGAGGAGTTCCACGTGAAGCACGCTGGCCACAACAACTATAATGTGCAGTACCTGGTGCGCGACCGCGGTCAGTACGTGCTCCTAATCAAGTGGGGCGAGGAGCATATACCCGGCTCCCCATTCCAGATCGATGTGTAG
- the LOC120453466 gene encoding filamin-A isoform X8 → MHFSWLSEKAPTPPATWADHSYFFRPQYYKVTVSERDHPERTHVYFNETIIPENQGLNGSDFMPLNFKSSFSIVTHQAEVRMPSGKVDKPVIQDNRDGTVSVKYDPREEGSHELVVKYNGEPVQGSPFKFHVDSITSGYVTAYGPGLTHGVTGEPANFTISTKGASAGGLTMAVEGPSKADINYHDNKDGTVSVQYLPTAPGEYQVSVRFGDKHIKGSPYFAKITGEGRKRNQISVGSCSEVTMPGDITDDDLRALNASIQAPSGLEEPCFLKRMPTGNIGISFTPREIGEHLVSVKRLGKHINNSPFKVTVCEREVGDAKKVKVSGAGLKEGQTHADNIFSVDTRNAGFGGLSVSIEGPSKAEIQCTDKDDGTLNISYKPTEPGYYIVNLKFADHHVEGSPFTVKVAGEGSNRKREKIQRERDAVPITEIGSQCKLTFKMPGITSFDLAACVTSPSNVTEDAEIQEVEDGLYAVHFVPKELGVHTVSVRYSEMHIPGSPFQFTVGPLRDSGSHLVKAGGSGLERGVVGEAAEFNVWTREAGGGSLAISVEGPSKADIEFKDRKDGSCDVSYKVTEPGEYRVGLKFNDRHIPDSPFKVYVSPDAGDAHKLEVQQFPQGNIQADAPYQFMVRKNGAKGELDAKIVAPSGTDDDCFIQVIDGEMYSVRFYPRENGIHAIHVKFNGVHIPDSPFRIKVGKDVADPAAVHASGNGLDEVKTGHKADFIINTCNAGVGTLAVSIDGPSKVAMDCTEVEEGYKVRYTPLLPGEHYITVKYNNMHIVGSPFKVNATGDKLADEGAQETSTVIVETVQKVAKGGKNTGVHLPTFKSDASKVVSKGMGLKKAYIGKQNQFSISATDAGNNILYVGMYGPKGPCEEFHVKHAGHNNYNVQYLVRDRGQYVLLIKWGEEHIPGSPFQIDV, encoded by the exons ATGCACTTCAGTTGGCTGTCAGAGAAAGCGCCCACGCCGCCTGCCACCTGGGCCGATCACTCGTACTTCTTCCGGCCGCAGTACTATAAGGTGACCGTATCCGAGCGCGATCACCCGGAACGGACGCACGTGTACTTCAATGAGACGATCATACCGGAGAACCAAGGACTAAATGGTTCAGATTTTATGCCATTGAATTTCAAATCGTCGTTTTCAATTGTAACACATCAAG CTGAAGTCAGAATGCCGAGCGGTAAAGTAGACAAACCAGTGATCCAGGATAACCGTGATGGTACCGTCTCGGTGAAGTACGATCCCCGTGAGGAGGGATCCCACGAGCTCGTGGTCAAATACAACGGAGAACCCGTGCAGG GATCTCCCTTCAAATTCCACGTTGACTCGATCACCTCCGGCTATGTGACTGCCTATGGACCCGGTCTGACCCACGGAGTCACCGGTGAGCCGGCCAACTTTACCATCTCCACCAAGGGAGCCAGCGCCGGTGGCCTGACCATGGCCGTCGAAGGACCCAGCAAGGCTGAC ATCAACTACCATGACAACAAAGACGGCACTGTTTCCGTGCAATACCTGCCCACCGCTCCTGGCGAGTACCAGGTGTCCGTTCGCTTCGGCGATAAGCACATTAAGGGTTCGCCGTACTTTGCCAAGATCACCGGCGAGGGTCGCAAGCGCAACCAGATCTCGGTTGGCTCCTGCTCCGAAGTGACCATGCCCGGCGACATTACCGATGACGATCTGCGCGCCTTGAACGCCTCGATCCAGGCGCCCAGTGGCCTGGAGGAGCCCTGCTTCCTGAAGCGTATGCCCACTGGCAACATTGGCATCTCCTTCACGCCCCGCGAGATTGGCGAGCACCTGGTGTCGGTGAAGCGTCTGGGCAAGCACATCAACAACTCACCTTTTAAGGTGACTGTCTGCGAGCGCGAGGTGGGCGACGCCAAGAAGGTCAAGGTTAGCGGAGCTGGCCTTAAGGAGGGTCAAACCCATGCTGACAACATCTTCTCCGTGGACACGAGGAACGCCGGCTTCGGTGGTCTTTCCGTCTCCATTGAGGGTCCCAGCAAGGCTGAGATCCAGTGCACGGATAAGGATGACGGTACCCTCAACATCTCTTACAAGCCCACGGAGCCGGGCTACTACATTGTTAACCTGAAGTTCGCCGATCATCACGTGGAGGGTTCACCTTTCACCGTCAAGGTTGCCGGCGAGGGCAGCAACCGCAAGCGCGAGAAGATCCAGCGGGAGCGTGATGCTGTTCCAATCACGGAAATTGGCAGCCAGTGCAAGTTGACATTTAAGATGCCCGGCATTACCTCGTTCGATCTGGCCGCCTGCGTCACCTCTCCCAGCAACGTGACCGAGGATGCGGAGATCCAGGAGGTGGAGGATGGCCTCTACGCAGTACACTTTGTGCCCAAGGAGTTGGGCGTGCACACGGTGTCGGTGCGCTACTCCGAGATGCACATACCCGGATCACCGTTCCAGTTCACCGTGGGACCACTGCGCGACTCCGGCAGCCATCTTGTCAAGGCTGGAGGTTCTGGCCTGGAGCGAGGCGTAGTCGGAGAGGCGGCCGAGTTCAATGTGTGGACCCGCGAAGCAGGCGGCGGTTCCCTGGCCATTTCCGTGGAGGGTCCTAGCAAGGCTGATATCGAGTTTAAGGATCGCAAGGACGGCAGCTGCGATGTGTCGTACAAGGTCACCGAACCCGGAGAGTACCGCGTGGGCCTGAAATTCAACGATCGCCACATACCCGACTCACCCTTCAAGGTGTACGTCTCCCCGGATGCAGGCGATGCCCACAAGCTGGAGGTTCAGCAGTTCCCGCAGGGTAACATCCAGGCGGACGCTCCCTACCAGTTCATGGTGCGCAAGAACGGTGCCAAGGGTGAGCTGGATGCCAAGATTGTGGCTCCATCCGGAACGGACGATGATTGCTTCATCCAGGTGATCGACGGCGAGATGTACTCGGTGCGTTTCTATCCACGCGAGAACGGAATCCACGCCATCCACGTCAAGTTCAACGGCGTCCACATACCCGACTCTCCATTCAGGATCAAGGTGGGTAAGGATGTGGCCGATCCGGCTGCAGTGCACGCCAGCGGCAATGGATTGGACGAAGTGAAGACTGGACACAAGGCCGACTTCATCATCAATACCTGCAACGCCGGCGTTGGCACGTTGGCCGTCTCCATCGATGGCCCCTCCAAGGTGGCCATGGACTGCACAGAGGTTGAAGAGGGCTACAAGGTCCGCTACACCCCTCTGCTGCCCGGCGAGCACTACATCACGGTCAAGTACAACAACATGCACATCGTGGGCTCGCCATTCAAGGTGAACGCTACCGGCGACAAATTGGCGGATGAGGGCGCCCAGGAGACGTCCACGGTGATCGTGGAGACAGTGCAGAAGGTGGCCAAGGGAGGCAAGAACACGGGCGTACATCTGCCCACCTTCAAGTCGGACGCCAGCAAAGTGGTGTCCAAGGGTATGGGCCTGAAGAAGGCCTACATTGGCAAGCAGAACCAGTTCAGCATCAGTGCCACCGATGCGG GCAACAACATCCTGTACGTGGGCATGTACGGACCAAAGGGACCCTGCGAGGAGTTCCACGTGAAGCACGCTGGCCACAACAACTATAATGTGCAGTACCTGGTGCGCGACCGCGGTCAGTACGTGCTCCTAATCAAGTGGGGCGAGGAGCATATACCCGGCTCCCCATTCCAGATCGATGTGTAG